The proteins below are encoded in one region of Homo sapiens chromosome 2, GRCh38.p14 Primary Assembly:
- the XIRP2 gene encoding xin actin-binding repeat-containing protein 2 isoform 1 (isoform 1 is encoded by transcript variant 1) gives MFPMQKGSLNLLRQKWESCDYQRSECHPRDSHCTIFQPQESKLLAPEGEVVSAPQSLDPTSLPYSTGEEMWSSKPEEKDSVDKSNNTREYGRPEVLKEDSLSSRRRIERFSIALDELRSVFEAPKSGNKPAEYGGKEVEIERSLCSPAFKSHPGSQLEDSVKDSDKKGKETSFDKMSPESGHSRIFEATAGPNKPESGFAEDSAARGEGVSDLHEVVSLKERMARYQAAVSRGDCRSFSANMMEESEMCAVPGGLAKVKKQFEDEITSSRNTFAQYQYQHQNRSEQEAIHSSQVGTSRSSQEMARNEQEGSKVQKIDVHGTEMVSHLEKHTEEVNQASQFHQYVQETVIDTPEDEEIPKVSTKLLKEQFEKSAQEKILYSDKEMTTPAKQIKTESEYEETFKPSSVVSTSSTSCVSTSQRKETSTTRYSDHSVTSSTLAQINATSSGMTEEFPPPPPDVLQTSVDVTAFSQSPELPSPPRRLPVPKDVYSKQRNLYELNRLYKHIHPELRKNLEKDYISEVSEIVSSQMNSGSSVSADVQQARYVFENTNDSSQKDLNSEREYLEWDEILKGEVQSIRWIFENQPLDSINNGSPDEGDISRGIADQEIIAGGDVKYTTWMFETQPIDTLGAYSSDTVENAEKIPELARGDVCTARWMFETRPLDSMNKMHQSQEESAVTISKDITGGDVKTVRYMFETQHLDQLGQLHSVDEVHLLQLRSELKEIKGNVKRSIKCFETQPLYVIRDGSGQMLEIKTVHREDVEKGDVRTARWMFETQPLDTINKDITEIKVVRGISMEENVKGGVSKAKWLFETQPLEKIKESEEVIIEKEKIIGTDVSRKCWMFETQPLDILKEVPDADSLQREEIIGGDVQTTKHLFETLPIEALKDSPDIGKLQKITASEEEKGDVRHQKWIFETQPLEDIRKDKKEYTRTVKLEEVDRGDVKNYTHIFESNNLIKFDASHKIEVEGVTRGAVELNKSLFETTPLYAIQDPLGKYHQVKTVQQEEIVRGDVRSCRWLFETRPIDQFDESIHKFQIIRGISAQEIQTGNVKSAKWLFETQPLDSIKYFSDVEETESKTEQTRDIVKGDVKTCKWLFETQPMESLYEKVSLMTSSEEIHKGDVKTCTWLFETQPLDTIKDDSETAVKLQTVKQEEIQGGDVRTACFLFETENLDSIQGEEVKEIKPVEMDIQAGDVSSMRYKFENQSLDSISSSSEEVLKKIKTLKTEDIQKGNVLNCRWLFENQPIDKIKESQEGDECVKTVTDIQGGDVRKGCFIFETFSLDEIKEESDYISTKKTITEEVIQGDVKSYRMLFETQPLYAIQDREGSYHEVTTVKKEEVIHGDVRGTRWLFETKPLDSINKSETVYVIKSVTQEDIQKGDVSSVRYRFETQPLDQISEESHNIMPSIDHIQGGNVKTSRQFFESENFDKNNYIRTVSVNEIQKGNVKTSTWLFETHTMDELRGEGLEYENIKTVTQEDVQKGDVKQAVWLFENRTFDSIMEAHKGITKMTKEEIPPSDVKTTTWLFETTPLHEFNETRVEKIEIIGKSIKETLEDLYSQKVIQAPGIIIEADEIGDVRMAKYKLMNQASPEIQKEEIIRADLRNIMVNLLSKRDCTEREILISEEEKGNVNLTKTQLLNRSTEFHAEKEEIVKGDVQQAIKNLFSEERSVKKGILIQEDEKGDINMTIYCLLHENDGDTIEREEVIGGDVKRTIHNLLSSTSNNKISERAKIDASERGNVQFFTTCIEAGALDYLKQLHTESNETLTAKKQEGEKEIIGGDVEGTKLLLKKRQSLVERTVSETDIIPGDVHNTVKVFMTEPQSTFGKIPKEEIIKGDLTSTLNSLSQAVNQKTVTKTEEIIKGNMLATLKSLKESSHRWKESKQPDAIPGDIEKAIECLEKATNTKTEILKKELLKDDLETSLRSLKEAQRSFKEVHKEGVIKKDAKAVMAGSSGEQKTDIHQVAVQRNKNSLLQPKPGPFEPAAKWQGGADTLSQTMGKSCHGNLVEERTEVNLPKAPKGTVKIVIDREQNNDALEKSLRRLSNSHHKSNVLESGDKTGVWTDTTGEQHLRDEYMSRQLTSTVSVKNNLTTKESDRAVRELKKDDVFNSIQSAGKTVGKQQTYELRNDHQKMEGFHIKSPKKTKNIKILTDTQSSKPSPTQHPVSMPVGGTYDLSGDFQKQTLLKQETKYSNKDIKKKNINLQPMWQLLPVEQDTSNVTEMKVSEKSHNTFKATNKKRETDVHLKSQDFLMKTNTSTGLKMAMERSLNPINFNPENNVKESECPLPPPSPPPPPPSNASSEIEFPLPPPPPLMMFPEKNGFLPSLSTEKIKAEFESFPGLPLPPPPVDEKSERESSSMFLPPPPPPTPSQKPAHLLSSSAPEKHSGDFMQQYSQKEASNSQNSQAKIITGKTGVLPPPTLPKPKLPKHIKDNKNDFSPKVELATSLSDMECKITTSKDQKKVMVMTSSEHTETKQNVISKSLDERKQLSIDSANCLSHTVPGTSAPRKKQIAPLIKSHSFPESSGQQNPKPYMRKFKTPLMIAEEKYRQQKEEIEKQKQESSYYNIVKTQSQNQHITEVEKEMPLQKTNEEVSLSGIDSECTVVQPSPGSQSNARILGVCSDNQLSTTSPETVAAKRLHHVLAASEDKDKMKKEVLQSSRDIMQSKSACEIKQSHQECSTQQTQQKKYLEQLHLPQSKPISPNFKVKTIKLPTLDHTLNETDHSYESHKQQSEIDVQTFTKKQYLKTKKTEASTECSHKQSLAERHYQLPKKEKRVTVQLPTESIQKNQEDKLKMVPRKQREFSGSDRGKLPGSEEKNQGPSMIGRKEERLITERKHEHLKNKSAPKVVKQKVIDAHLDSQTQNFQQTQIQTAESKAEHKKLPQPYNSLQEEKCLEVKGIQEKQVFSNTKDSKQEITQNKSFFSSVKESQRDDGKGALNIVEFLRKREELQQILSRVKQFEAEPNKSGLKTFQTLLNTIPGWLISEDKREYAVHIAMENNLEKVKEEITHIKTQAEDMLVSYENIIQTAMMSSKTGKPGNKPTSLDETSSKVSNVHVSNNKNSEQKENKIAKEKTVQHQVAAHHEATVRSHVKTHQEIKLDDSNIPPPSLKTRPPSPTFITIESTARRTENPTKNELSQSPKKDSYVEPPPRRPMSQKSEIHRANTSPSPPRSRSEQLVRLKDTTAKLSKGAIPCPAATPVPIVEKRSEIIMSPATLRRQIKIETRGRDSPPTITIPVNINHAASGSFRESVDAQEEIRKVEKRATYVHKDGLNSTDHMVPDTESYDAVEIIRKVAVPPRLSEHTQRYEAANRTVQMAENFVNDPENEINRWFREFEHGPVSEAKSNRRVYAKGETNHNIQQESRTFCKEEFGLTSLGNTSFTDFSCKHPRELREKIPVKQPRICSETRSLSEHFSGMDAFESQIVESKMKTSSSHSSEAGKSGCDFKHAPPTYEDVIAGHILDISDSPKEVRKNFQKTWQESGRVFKGLGYATADASATEMRTTFQEESAFISEAAAPRQGNMYTLSKDSLSNGVPSGRQAEFS, from the exons GAGGCAATTCATAGCAGCCAGGTTGGCACTTCAAGAAGCAGCCAGGAAATGGCAAGAAATGAACAAGAAGGGTCCAAAGTACAGAAAATTGATGTTCATGGAACAGAAATG GTCTCTCATCTTGAAAAGCACACCGAGGAAGTAAACCAAGCATCTCAGTTTCATCAATATGTTCAAGAAACTG TCATTGATACACCTGAGGATGAAGAGATTCCAAAGGTTTCGACTAAGTTGTTAAAAGAGCAGTTTGAAAAGTCTGCCCAGGAAAAGATCCTTTATTCTGACAAAGAGATGACAACCCCAGCCAAGCAGATTAAG ACTGAAAGTGAATATGAAGAGACTTTCAAGCCATCATCAGTTGTGAGTACCTCTTCCACTTCTTGCGTTTCAACCAGCCAGAGGAAGGAAACATCAACTACAAGATATAGTGATCACAGTGTCACTTCCTCAACTCTGGCACAAATTAATGCTACTTCTTCAGGAATGACAGAAGAatttcctcctcccccacctgACGTACTTCAAACTTCAGTAGATGTGACAGCATTTTCCCAGTCCCCTGAACTGCCCAGTCCTCCTAGAAGACTACCAGTCCCCAAAGATGTATATTCCAAGCAAAGAAATTTGTATGAATTAAACCGTTTATATAAACACATCCATCCTGAGTTaagaaaaaacttagaaaaagatTATATCAGtgaagtttctgagattgtttcTAGTCAAATGAACTCAGGGAGTTCAGTCTCAGCAGATGTGCAACAAGCCCGGTATGTTTTTGAAAACACAAATGACAGTTCTCAAAAAGATCTGAACTCAGAAAGAGAATACTTGGAATGGGATGAAATTCTGAAGGGAGAGGTGCAGTCCATTAGATGGATCTTTGAGAATCAACCATTGGATTCCATCAACAATGGCTCTCCTGATGAAGGTGATATTTCCAGGGGCATTGCTGATCAAGAAATCATTGCTGGTGGTGATGTGAAATATACCACATGGATGTTTGAAACCCAACCCATCGACACACTTGGGGCTTATTCTTCTGACACTgtagaaaatgcagagaaaattCCTGAGCTAGCCAGAGGAGATGTCTGCACAGCTCGGTGGATGTTTGAAACAAGGCCATTGGACTCAATGAATAAAATGCATCAAAGTCAAGAAGAATCAGCGGTAACTATCAGTAAGGACATAACTGGGGGGGATGTCAAGACTGTGAGATACATGTTTGAAACTCAACATCTAGATCAACTTGGACAGCTTCATTCAGTGGATGAGGTTCATTTACTGCAGCTTAGGTCTGAGCTCAAAGAAATTAAgggaaatgttaaaagaagtatAAAATGTTTCGAAACTCAACCATTATATGTTATTAGAGATGGTTCGGGCCAAATGCTGGAAATTAAAACTGTTCACAGAGAAGACGTTGAAAAGGGAGATGTAAGAACAGCACGGTGGATGTTTGAAACACAGCCGTTGGACACAATTAACAAAGATATCACAGAAATTAAAGTTGTCCGAGGAATATCCATGGAAGAAAATGTCAAAGGTGGGGTGAGTAAGGCAAAGTGGTTATTTGAAACCCAACCTTTGGAGAAAATCAAAGAGTCAGAAGAGGTCatcattgaaaaggaaaaaataataggtACAGATGTCTCCAGAAAGTGTTGGATGTTTGAAACCCAGCCATTAGACATTCTAAAAGAAGTTCCTGATGCAGATTCTCTACAACGTGAGGAGATAATAGGTGGTGATGTACAAACTACTAAGCATCTATTTGAAACACTTCCAATTGAAGCATTAAAAGACAGTCCTGATATAGGAAAGCTTCAAAAAATCACTGcctctgaagaagaaaaaggggaTGTTAGGCATCAAAAATGGATTTTTGAAACCCAACCTCTGGAAGacattagaaaagataaaaaggagtACACACGAACAGTGAAACTTGAAGAAGTTGACAGAGGAGATGTGAAGAATTACACACATATCTTTGAATCaaacaatttaattaaatttgatGCATCACATAAAATAGAGGTGGAAGGAGTTACAAGAGGTGCTGTAGAGTTAAATAAATCTCTCTTCGAGACAACACCACTGTATGCCATTCAAGATCCCCTTGGAAAATATCATCAAGTAAAGACAGTCCAGCAAGAAGAAATCGTAAGAGGTGATGTAAGAAGCTGTAGGTGGCTTTTTGAAACAAGGCCCATTGACCAGTTTGATGAAAGCATtcataaatttcaaataattagaGGAATATCTGCTCAAGAAATACAGACTGGAAATGTGAAATCTGCCAAATGGTTGTTTGAAACCCAACCTCTtgattcaattaaatattttagtgatgtggaagaaacagaaagtaaaactgAACAAACTAGAGATATTGTTAAAGGGGATGTCAAAACCTGTAAATGGCTTTTTGAGACCCAGCCAATGGAGTCTCTTTATGAAAAAGTTTCGTTAATGACCAGCAGTGAAGAAATTCATAAGGGAGATGTCAAAACTTGTACTTGGCTCTTTGAAACTCAGCCACTTGATACCATAAAAGATGACTCTGAAACAGCAGTCAAATTGCAAACTGTAAAACAGGAGGAGATCCAAGGTGGGGATGTTCGTAcagcatgttttctttttgagacagaaaatttgGACAGCATACAAGGAGAAGAAGTGAAGGAAATCAAGCCTGTTGAAATGGATATACAAGCTGGAGATGTTTCCAGCATGAggtataaatttgaaaatcagtcCTTAGATTCTATAAGTTCTAGTTCAGAGGAAGTTTTGAAAAAGatcaaaaccttaaaaactgaagATATTCAGAAAGGCAATGTTTTAAATTGTAGGTGGCTTTTTGAAAACCAACCAATTGATAAGATAAAAGAAAGCCAAGAAGGTGATGAATGTGTTAAGACGGTGACAGACATACAAGGTGGGGATGTAAGAAAGGGgtgctttatttttgagactttttCTTTAGATGAGATTAAAGAAGAATCTGACTATATCAGCACCAAGAAAACAATTACTGAAGAAGTAATACAGGGTGATGTAAAAAGCTACAGAATGCTCTTTGAAACCCAGCCACTCTATGCAATTCAAGACCGAGAAGGGTCCTATCATGAAGTGACCACAGTTAAAAAAGAAGAGGTAATTCATGGAGATGTGCGAGGAACAAGGTGGCTTTTTGAAACAAAGCCATTAGACTCTATTAATAAATCAGAAACTGTGTATGTTATTAAATCTGTCACACAAGAAGACATTCAGAAGGGAGATGTTAGTTCTGTCAGATACAGATTTGAAACTCAGCCACTGGATCAGATTTCTGAAGAATCACATAATATTATGCCCAGTATTGACCATATACAAGGTGGCAATGTAAAGACAAGTAGACAATTCTTTGAGTCTGAAAATTTTGATAAGAATAACTATATACGAACAGTAAGTGTCAATGAAATACAAAAGGGCAATGTTAAAACATCTACTTGGCTATTTGAAACCCACACTATGGATGAACTGAGAGGAGAAGGGTTAGAATATGAAAATATCAAGACAGTCACTCAGGAAGATGTGCAGAAAGGTGATGTTAAGCAGGCTGTGTGGCTTTTTGAAAATCGAACTTTCGATTCTATTATGGAAGCACATAAAGGTATCACAAAAATGACCAAGGAAGAAATCCCTCCTTCTGATGTCAAAACAACCACATGGCTCTTTGAAACAACACCACTTCATGAATTTAATGAAACTAGAGTAGAAAAGATAGAAATTATTGGCAAGAGCATTAAAGAAACCTTAGAAGATCTCTACTCTCAAAAAGTTATCCAGGCTCCTGGAATCATCATTGAAGCTGATGAAATAGGGGATGTTCGAATGGCAAAATACAAGCTAATGAACCAAGCATCTCCTGagatacagaaagaagaaattatcaGGGCTGATCTCAGAAATATAATGGTGAACCTACTTTCCAAAAGGGACTGTACTGAAAGAGAGATTTTGATTAgtgaagaagagaagggaaatgtTAATTTGACTAAAACTCAATTATTAAACAGATCAACTGAATTTCATGCTGAAAAAGAAGAGATAGTGAAAGGTGATGTACAACAAGCAATAAAAAACCTGTTCTCTGAGGAAAGATCTGTAAAGAAAGGCATCTTAATTCaggaagatgaaaaaggagatattaacATGACTATCTATTGTCTTCTTCATGAAAATGATGGTGACACAATTGAGCGTGAAGAAGTAATAGGTGGTGATGTCAAACGTACCATTCATAATTTATTGTCTTCCACatcaaacaataaaatatctgaaagggCTAAAATTGATGCCTCTGAGAGAGGAAATGTTCAGTTTTTCACAACCTGCATAGAAGCTGGAGCTTTGGATTATCTGAAACAACTCCACACAGAGTCAAATGAAACACTGACAGCTAAGaaacaagaaggagagaaagaaatcatTGGTGGTGATGTTGAAGGTACAAAACTGTTACTGAAGAAAAGGCAGTCTCTGGTTGAACGTACTGTTAGTGAAACTGACATCATCCCTGGAGATGTGCATAACACAGTTAAGGTTTTTATGACCGAGCCTCAGAGTACATTTGGTAAGATACCCAAAGAAGAGATTATAAAAGGTGATTTGACATCAACCCTAAATTCCCTCAGCCAGGCTGTAAATCAGAAAACAGTGACgaaaacagaagaaattataaaaggtAACATGCTAGCCACACTCAAGTCACTTAAAGAATCAAGCCATCGATGGAAAGAATCTAAACAGCCTGATGCCATCCCTGGTGATATTGAAAAAGCTATTGAATGCCTTGAAAAAGCTACAAATACAAAGACAGAAATTCTGAAAAAGGAGCTTCTCAAAGATGACCTGGAAACATCACTAAGGTCTTTGAaagaagcacaaagaagtttcaaagAGGTACATAAAGAAGGTGTAATAAAAAAAGATGCTAAAGCTGTGATGGCAGGATCCTCGGGAGAGCAGAAAACAGATATTCATCAGGTTGCTGTCCAGAGGAACAAAAATAGTCTTCTTCAGCCAAAGCCAGGTCCATTTGAGCCAGCGGCCAAGTGGCAAGGGGGAGCAGATACTCTCAGTCAAACTATGGGGAAATCTTGCCATGGCAAtttagtagaagaaagaactgagGTTAATCTTCCAAAAGCCCCCAAAGGCACTGTAAAGATTGTCATAGATCGTGAACAAAACAATGATGCTCTGGAGAAAAGCCTTAGAAGACTATCTAATTCACACCATAAATCTAATGTTTTGGAATCAGGAGACAAAACGGGTGTCTGGACTGATACTACAGGAGAACAGCATCTTAGAGATGAATATATGAGCAGACAATTAACTTCAACTGTGTCAGTTAAGAATAATCTAACAACTAAAGAATCAGACAGGGCAGTGAGAGAGCTGAAGAAGGATGATGTCTTTAATTCCATCCAATCTGCTGGTAAAACCGTTGGAAAGCAACAGACATATGAACTGAGAAATGACCACCAGAAAATGGAGGGTTTTCATATAAAGAGTCctaaaaagaccaaaaatattaaaatattaactgaTACACAAAGCTCCAAGCCCAGTCCCACCCAGCATCCAGTCAGCATGCCAGTTGGAGGAACTTACGACCTTTCAGGGGACTTTCAGAAGCAAACTTTGTtaaagcaagaaacaaaatattctaataaggatataaagaaaaagaatataaacctTCAACCAATGTGGCAGCTTTTGCCTGTAGAGCAAGACACATCCAATGTAACAGAAATGAAAGTCTCTGAAAAAAGTCACAATACATTTAAGGCAACCAACAAAAAGCGGGAGACTGATGTTCACTTGAAAAGCCAGGACTTTCTAATGAAAACAAATACTTCCACAGGCTTAAAAATGGCAATGGAAAGGTCCTTGAATCCAATCAACTTTAACCCTGAGAATAATGTAAAAGAAAGTGAGTGCCCCCTTCCacctccatctccacctcctccaccacctTCTAATGCATCATCTGAAATtgaatttcctcttcctcctccacctcctttgATGATGTTTCCTGAAAAAAATGGGTTTCTTCCCTCACTGTCCACAGAGAAGATAAAGGCTGAATTTGAAAGTTTTCCAGgcctccctcttcctccacctccagTAGATGAGAAATCTGAAAGAGAAAGTTCATCGATGTTtctgccgcctcctcctcctccaactccatctcaaaagccagcacatctcctttcctcctctgctCCGGAAAAGCACAGTGGAGACTTCATGCAACAATATTCCCAAAAAGAAGCCTCGAACTCTCAGAATTCTCAGGCTAAAATCATAACAGGAAAAACCGGTGTGTTGCCACCTCCCACATTGCCCAAACCCAAACTTCCCAAGCATATAAAAGATAATAAGAACGATTTTTCCCCCAAAGTTGAACTGGCAACCTCCCTGTCAGATATGGAATGTAAAATTACTACCTCAAAGGATCAGAAAAAAGTAATGGTGATGACCAGCAGTGAACACACGGAGACAAAGCAGAACGTTATTAGTAAGAGTCTtgatgaaagaaaacaattatctATTGACTCTGCaaactgtctctcacacacagTTCCAGGAACTTCAGCACCCAGGAAAAAACAGATTGCGCCTCTTATAAAATCTCATTCATTTCCAGAGAGTTCAGGACAACAAAATCCAAAACCTTATATGAGAAAATTTAAGACACCTTTAATGATTGCTGAAGAAAAATATagacaacaaaaagaagaaattgaaaaacagaaacaggagaGTTCTTACTACAACATTGTTAAAACTCAAAGCCAAAATCAACACATAAcagaggtggaaaaggaaatgccaTTACAAAAAACCAATGAGGAGGTTTCCCTATCTGGAATTGATTCAGAATGCACTGTGGTTCAACCCAGCCCAGGCTCTCAAAGTAATGCTCGGATACTAGGAGTGTGTTCTGATAACCAACTCTCCACAACATCGCCAGAAACAGTCGCTGCCAAGAGGCTCCACCATGTTTTAGCAGCTTCAGAAGACAAAGATAAGATGAAAAAGGAAGTTTTACAAAGCTCAAGGGACATTATGCAATCCAAATCAGCTTGCGAAATTAAACAAAGTCACCAAGAATGTAGTACCCAACAAACACAACAGAAGAAGTATTTGGAGCAGTTGCACTTGCCCCAAAGCAAACCAATTTCCCCAAATTTCAAAGTTAAAACCATCAAACTTCCAACTCTAGATCATACATTAAATGAAACAGACCACAGCTATGAAAGTCATAAACAGCAATCTGAGATTGATGTTCAAACCTTTACCAAAAAACAATATCTGAAAACCAAGAAAACTGAAGCAAGCACTGAATGTAGTCATAAGCAATCTCTGGCTGAAAGACATTATCAGTTAcctaagaaggagaaaagagtgaCAGTACAATTGCCTACAGAATCCATACAGAAGAACCAGGAAGATAAGCTCAAGATGGTTCCCAGGAAGCAAAGAGAATTTAGCGGATCTGACAGAGGGAAACTTCCaggaagtgaagaaaaaaatcagggacCATCAATGATTGGTCGAAAAGAAGAGAGATTaataactgaaagaaaacacGAACATCTGAAGAATAAATCAGCACCAAAGGTCGTCAAGCAAAAGGTTATCGATGCACATCTTGATTCACAGACTCAGAATTTTCAGCAAACACAAATACAGACCGCTGAAAGTAAAGCTGAACATAAAAAATTGCCCCAGCCATATAATAGTCTGCAGGAAGAAAAATGTCTCGAAGTCAAGGGCATACAAGAGAAACAAGTCTTCTCTAATACTAAAGATTCAAAGCAAGAGATTACACAGAAcaaatctttcttttcctctgtgaAAGAATCCCAGCGGGATGATGGAAAAGGTGCCTTAAATATAGTGGAATTCTTGAGAAAACGTGAAGAACTGCAACAGATTTTGTCGAGAGTGAAACAGTTTGAAGCAGAGCCAAATAAAAGTGGCCTTAAAACATTTCAGACACTATTAAATACTATCCCAGGATGGCTGATAAGTGAAGATAAGAGAGAATATGCAGTTCACATTGCCATGgagaataatttagaaaaagtaaaagaagaaataacacatATTAAAACTCAAGCGGAAGATATGCTTGTGTCCtatgaaaatataattcagaCAGCCATGATGTCCTCCAAAACAGGAAAACCGGGAAATAAACCCACTAGTCTTGATGAAACATCATCCAAAGTATCTAATGTTCATGtcagcaataataaaaatagtgaacagaaagaaaataaaattgccaaAGAGAAAACAGTACAGCACCAAGTAGCAGCTCATCATGAAGCAACTGTTCGTAGTCACGTGAAAACCCATCAGGAAATTAAACTTGATGATAGCAACATTCCTCCTCCCTCTTTAAAAACACGCCCACCGTCACCAACTTTTATCACAATAGAATCTACTGCCCGACGAACAGAAAACCCTACTAAGAACGAGCTTTCTCAGTCCCCTAAAAAGGACAGTTATGTTGAACCCCCACCAAGAAGGCCCATGTcgcaaaaatctgaaattcacaGAGCAAACACTTCCCCTTCTCCACCCAGGAGTCGCTCTGAACAACTTGTCAGACTCAAAGACACCACTGCAAAGTTATCCAAAGGGGCCATCCCATGTCCAGCAGCAACCCCGGTTCCaattgtagagaagaggtctgaAATCATCATGTCTCCTGCAACACTTCGTCGTCAAATTAAGATAGAAACTCGTGGTAGGGACTCTCCACCTACAATCACAATACCAgtaaatataaatcatgctgctagtGGTTCCTTCAGAGAATCTGTGGACGCTCAAGAGGAAATCAGGAAAGTGGAGAAGAGAGCTACTTATGTTCATAAAGATGGACTAAATTCCACTGATCACATGGTGCCCGACACTGAAAGTTATGATGCAGTTGAAATCATCCGCAAGGTTGCAGTGCCTCCTCGCCTGTCAGAGCACACACAGAGATATGAAGCGGCCAACCGAACTGTTCAAATGGCTGAAAATTTCGTGAATGAccctgaaaatgaaataaacagatgGTTCAGGGAATTTGAGCATGGCCCAGTTTCTGAAGCAAAGTCAAATAGAAGAGTTTATGCAAAGGGAGAAACAAACCATAACATACAACAAGAAAGTCGTACATTTTGTAAGGAGGAATTTGGATTAACATCTTTAGGAAACACGAGTTTTACAGACTTTTCTTGCAAACATCCTAGAGAACTGCGAGAAAAGATTCCTGTTAAGCAGCCCAGGATCTGCTCTGAAACCAGGTCTCTAAGTGAACATTTCTCAGGCATGGATGCATTTGAGAGTCAAATTGTTGAGTCGAAGATGAAAACCTCTTCATCACATAGCTCAGAAGCTGGCAAATCTGGCTGTGACTTCAAGCATGCCCCACCAACCTATGAGGATGTCATTGCTGGACATATTTTAGATATCTCTGATTCACCTaaagaagtaagaaaaaattttcaaaagacgTGGCAAGAGAGTGGAAGAGTTTTTAAAGGCCTGGGATATGCAACCGCAGATGCTTCTGCAACTGAGATGAGAACCACCTTCCAAGAGGAATCTGCATTTATAAGTG